From the Deinococcus aerophilus genome, one window contains:
- a CDS encoding ABC transporter permease yields the protein MLSLLQRFLLFLFVLWGVSATVFLALHLAPGSPAQLLLGPFATPDALRQLTAELGLDQPAIVQYFRWLGHALTGDLGTSISIKQAVSSVLYERLGNSMILAVPAFVVATLLGVSVGLLSGLFRRGWVDHSANILMFVALAVPVFWLGLLLILFFGLQLGWFPTSGMRSPGAEGTWADLLHHLVLPVLALSLAPAAVVAQITRSTLLNEVKQDYVRTGIAKGLSHRRAIVRHALRNTWIPVVTTLGLEINYVIGGAVLVENVFNWPGIGQLLVQAAISRDYPVVLGASLVLSAIFVAVNFAVEASYGVIDPRLRAHHE from the coding sequence ATGTTGTCTCTTCTGCAGCGGTTTCTCCTCTTTCTCTTTGTGCTGTGGGGGGTGTCGGCCACGGTATTCCTGGCCCTGCACCTGGCACCGGGCAGCCCGGCGCAGCTGCTGCTCGGCCCCTTCGCCACGCCCGACGCCCTACGGCAACTCACCGCCGAGCTCGGCCTCGACCAGCCCGCGATCGTACAGTACTTTCGCTGGCTGGGTCACGCCCTGACCGGCGACCTGGGCACGTCCATCAGCATCAAACAGGCGGTGTCCTCGGTGCTGTACGAGCGTCTGGGCAACTCCATGATTCTGGCCGTCCCGGCGTTCGTGGTGGCCACGCTGCTCGGGGTGTCGGTGGGTCTGCTCAGCGGCCTGTTCCGGCGGGGCTGGGTTGACCACAGCGCCAACATCCTGATGTTCGTGGCGCTGGCGGTGCCGGTGTTCTGGCTCGGCCTGCTGCTGATCCTGTTTTTCGGACTGCAGCTCGGCTGGTTTCCCACGAGCGGCATGCGGTCGCCTGGAGCGGAGGGAACCTGGGCGGACCTGCTCCACCACCTTGTGCTGCCGGTCCTCGCGCTCTCGCTCGCGCCCGCCGCGGTGGTCGCCCAGATCACCCGCTCCACGCTGCTCAACGAGGTCAAGCAGGATTACGTGCGCACCGGCATCGCCAAGGGCCTGTCGCACCGCCGCGCCATCGTGCGCCACGCCCTGCGCAACACCTGGATTCCGGTGGTGACCACCCTGGGCTTAGAGATCAACTATGTGATCGGCGGCGCCGTGCTCGTCGAGAACGTCTTCAACTGGCCGGGCATCGGGCAACTGCTCGTGCAGGCCGCCATCAGCCGCGATTATCCGGTGGTACTGGGAGCCAGCCTGGTGCTCTCCGCCATCTTCGTGGCCGTCAACTTCGCGGTCGAGGCGTCCTACGGTGTCATCGACCCGCGCTTGAGGGCCCATCATGAGTGA
- a CDS encoding MurR/RpiR family transcriptional regulator — protein sequence MTLTDRRSLMALLDAEIPTLSGAQRRLALYLREHPEQVSFMTTTDFAQAASTSQSSVTRFALRLGFDSYADFSKVLSDVVLHEIHNKAPTERFREQEGSSHFMDFIAQEMNHLRGLADLLASPEFGRSVPQLALSRRVIVVGFAAAASIAEHASLYLSRLHPHVHCVTTLEAGVMTHLTHWSAQDTALLFTVPRLTTDTVRFSELLKQRDVPVILIADPAALIAPDQVKETLIVPVTLGLTTAVPSAMLMFASLLVDAVALQRARQTSEALQTFEELSATGRLFVEHRGSAEASWEEHLRTLRQAPDEMT from the coding sequence ATGACGCTGACCGATCGCCGCAGCCTGATGGCGCTGCTGGACGCCGAGATTCCTACGCTCTCGGGAGCTCAGCGCCGCTTGGCCCTGTACCTGCGGGAACATCCCGAACAGGTTTCGTTTATGACGACCACCGATTTTGCACAGGCCGCCAGCACCAGCCAGTCTTCGGTCACCCGCTTCGCGCTGCGGCTCGGCTTCGACAGCTACGCGGATTTCAGCAAGGTCCTCAGCGATGTTGTCCTTCATGAGATTCACAACAAAGCCCCTACCGAACGCTTCCGGGAGCAGGAAGGCAGCAGCCACTTCATGGATTTCATTGCGCAGGAAATGAATCACCTCAGGGGGCTCGCCGATCTGCTTGCAAGTCCGGAATTCGGGCGCAGCGTGCCCCAGCTTGCTCTCAGCCGACGTGTCATTGTCGTCGGGTTCGCGGCGGCGGCCTCCATCGCTGAGCATGCCAGCCTGTACTTGTCCCGCCTGCATCCCCACGTTCACTGCGTCACCACCCTGGAGGCGGGGGTCATGACTCATTTGACGCACTGGAGCGCCCAGGATACGGCCCTGCTGTTCACGGTTCCCCGCTTGACCACCGACACGGTGCGCTTCTCGGAGCTGCTGAAGCAACGCGACGTCCCCGTCATCCTCATCGCGGATCCGGCCGCGCTGATAGCGCCAGACCAGGTTAAAGAGACCTTGATCGTGCCAGTCACGCTGGGGCTCACCACCGCCGTGCCGTCCGCCATGTTGATGTTCGCCAGCCTGCTCGTCGATGCGGTCGCCTTGCAGCGGGCCCGGCAGACATCCGAAGCCCTTCAGACCTTTGAAGAGCTCTCGGCCACGGGCAGGCTGTTTGTGGAACACCGGGGGTCCGCCGAAGCGTCTTGGGAAGAGCACCTCAGAACCCTACGACAGGCACCGGACGAGATGACTTGA